The Halostella limicola genome includes the window GGGCGCACTCTGACCGCCCGCTTGCTGGCCCTGCCCCTCCGCGGGCGCCTGACAGGTGGGGCAGAACGTCTGCCCGTCGTACCGGAAGATCGGATCGCCGCACTCCTCGCAGTGGGCGTTCGTCATCGTCGCGCCCTTCAGGAGGAGTTCACTCATCTGTTGGGTATGCTTCCGGTCCGCTTCCTCCGCCTCGAACTGCTCGCGGAGCTTCTCTCGCTCCGCTTCCTTGTCGAAGTCGCTCATACCCGATAGCACGGCGCCGGGGTCGAAAAGGACTGCGAACCCACACGGTTCGACAGGTGACGTACCGCGGAGCGACGAACATCGCTGTAGTCCGGCGTTTCGAAGTATTTAACGGGTATCGACGGCCTCTTTTTACGTGGTATGACGAAAGTTAGCGTGGTCGGCGCGGCCGGAACGGTCGGCGCCGCCGCAGGGTACAACATCGCGCTCCGCGACGTGGCCGACGAGGTCGTCTTCGTGGACATCCCGGACAAGGAGGACGACACCGTGGGGCAGGCCGCCGACGCGAACCACGGCGTCGCGTACGACTCGAACACGACCATCCGTCAGGGCGGCTACGAGGACACCGCGGGCTCCGACGTGGTCGTCATCACCGCCGGCATCCCGCGCCAGCCCGGCCAGACGCGCATCGACCTCGCGGGCGACAACGCGCCGATCATGGAGGACATCGGCTCCTCGCTCGCCGAGCACAACGACGACTTCGTGACGATCACGACGTCGAACCCCGTCGACCTGCTCAACCGCCACCTGTACGAGACGAGCGAGCGCGCCCGGGAGAAGGTGATCGGCTTCGGCGGCCGCCTCGACTCCGCGCGCTTCCGCTACGTCCTCGCGGAGCGCTTCGACGCGCCCGTGCAGAACGTCGAGGCGACGATCCTCGGCGAGCACGGCGACGCCCAGGTCCCCGTCTTCTCGAAGGTCCGCGTCAACGGACGCGACCCCGAGTTCAGCGACGACGAGAAGGAGGAGATCCTCGAGGAGCTCAAGACGAGCGCGATGAACGTCATCGAGAAGAAGGGCGCGACGGAGTGGGGCCCCGCGACCGGCGTCGGCCACATGGTCGAGGCCGTCCTCCGGGACACCGGCGAGGTGCTCCCCGCCTCCGTCAAGCTGGACGGCGAGTACGGCCACGACGACGTCGCCTTCGGCGTCCCCGTCAAGCTCGGCGCCGACGGCGTCGAGGAGGTCGTCGACTGGGACCTGACCGCTTACGAGCGCGAGCAGCTCGGCGAGGCCGCGGACAAGCTCTCCGAACAGTACGACGAGATCGCGTAACCCGGCGACGCGGATCCCGCGAACCGGTTCGCCATTTTTCGGCGGAAACCGGCGGCCAGCGGCCGGTTCGCTGACACCTTCTCGGGGTGACAAAAGAATTATGCGAAGGCGTGTCGATCCCACTCGTAGGTGACCGACCATGGGTGAGGACGCGAACACGCACGTCACGGAGTGGGCCGAACTGATCGGCGACTCCGTCCCGGACGCGGACCAGTCGCCCGAGGACGGCGACGACCCACAGGACGCGGAGGACCCCTGGAACGTCGCGCGGTGATCCGGCGTTTTTCTCCGGTTAAGCGGCCGCTAGCGGCCGCTATCTGGGGACGTCGATAGCCCCACCGAGAACGGGCTTCAGGGGACGATCTGTTCCCCGTCGTCGTCGTACACCGCGATGGCGTCGACCGGGCAGGCCCGCGCGGCGAACTTCGCATCGAGTTCCTCGTCCTCCGGCACCTCGCGGACGACGAGGTCCTCCTCGACCTCCTCGCCGTCGACCAGGATCGCCTTGCCAGCGTCGGTGTCCTCCTCGAAGCCGTCCCACTCGGCGACGCACTGGAACATGCCGATGCAGGTGTCGCGGTCGAATTCGACCTTCATGCGGGACAGTTGGCGGGGTGTTCACATAGTGATGACGGACCCGCGACCCCGACGCGAACTTTAATGGTCGGCCCGCGAGTCGGCAGGGGTGATGCCCTCCATCTCCCGCAGACGAATTCTGGCGGCGATCGCCGCGAGCGGTGCAGTCGGCGGTAGCGGCGCCGCGGACGAGGCCTGCGTCGGTCGGGGCGATCCGAACGGCGGCGTAGTCTGGTCCCGGACGTACGGCGAGGACGCGGACGTCGAGTTGGCGGACGCGGTGGTCCGGAGCGACGGCTACGCGCTCGCCGGAGCGGGACCAGACGACCGCGGCTGGCTCCGCCGGATCGACGGTGACGGCGCTGAGCACTGGCACCGAGAGTACGGCGCGGACGGGGACCGATCGGTTGAGGCGCTGACGGCGAGCGACGGCGGCTACGTTCTCGCCGGCGCGGCCGAGGGATACGAGCGGCAGTTCGTCACCAGAACCGACGCGGACGGCCGCGAAGAGTGGACGGAGACCGTCGAGGTAGCCGGCTACCCGGCCTTCGTCGCCGCCGGTTCCGACGGATCGATCGCCCTGGGTGTGACCGAACGGCGCTGGTCGCAGTCGTCCGAACGCTGGTCACTGCACCTATCGGCGATCGGTCCCGACGGCGACGTCCGGGAACGGCGGTCGTTCGACGGCTACGAGAACCGGCGGGTCGAGGCGGGCCTGGCGACCGGCGACGGCGTCCTGGTCGCGGGCGAAGACGATACCGACGACCGGGACGACGGCTGGCTCTGGGAGGTCGCCGTCGACGGCGGGATCGAGGTCGAGCGGACGGCGACGTTCGACCGCGAGATCGTCGCCATCGACCGGCACGAGGACGGAGCCGTCGTGATCGCCGGGACCAACCAGACGTGGCTCGCGCGCCTCGACTCGGAGTGGAACGTCGAGTGGGAGCGCTCGGAGTTCGACGGTGCCGTGGAGATCAACGACGTGACCGCCGTCCCGGACGGCGTTCTCGCGGCCGGGTACCTGTGGGCGGGGTGCGCGAGGAAGCCCTGGGCGTTCCGGACGGACCCCGCGGGGACCGAGTCGTGGGCCGCGAGCGACGAAGAGCCGGCGAACCGACGGTGGCAGTCGGCCCTCCCCGCGGGCGACGGCGAGCGGGTCGTCGCCGCCGGGACCGACTACGAGGACAACGACGCGGTGCTGTCGCTCGTCGAGGAACCAGAGCCGAACGAGTCGGAACCATCGACTACCGCGACGACTGCGGTCGGAACCTCGACCGGAGTGACGACCAACGGCACCGAGACGAGCGACGACACCGAGACGGGCGACGATCCCGCCACTACGACGGAGGACGAATCGACCGCGGGGACCCTGAACGGCTTCGGTCTCGGCGCGGCCGTCGCCGCCCTGACGGCGGCCGCCGGGTACCGCGCCCGGCGGAACCGGCGCGACTGACCGCCCGAGACGACAGTTTAAACCGCGGGACGCCCCTACGAAGGGCCAATGAAGACAGCGGACCTGTCGGGGCTCCCGCCCGGCGTCACGGACCACCTGCGGGACCAGGGGATCGAGGAGCTGTACCCCCCGCAGGCCGAGGCGGTCGAGGCGGGCGTCACCGACGGCGAGAGCGTGGTGGCGAGCGTCCCGACGGCGAGCGGCAAGACCCTCATCGCGGAGCTGGCGATGCTGTCCGCGGTGAAACGCGGGGGGAAGGCGCTGTACATCGTGCCGCTCCGGGCGCTCGCCAGCGAGAAGAAGGCGGAGTTCGAGGAGTTCGAACAGTACGGCGTCTCCGTCGGCGTCTCGACGGGGAACTACGAGAGCGACGGCGAGTGGCTGTCGACGAAAGACATCATCGTCGCGACGAGCGAGAAGGTCGACTCCCTCGTCCGCAACGGCGCGGGGTGGATCGAGGACCTCTCCTGCGTCGTCGCCGACGAGGTCCACCTGATCGACGACGCCCACCGCGGCCCGACGCTGGAGGTGACGCTGGCGAAACTCCGGAAGCTGAACCCGGGGCTGCAGACCGTCGCGCTGTCGGCGACCGTGGGCAACGCCGCGGACATCGCGGCGTGGCTCGACGCCGAACTCGTCGACTCGACGTGGCGACCCATCGACCTGAAGAAGGGGGTCCACTACGGGAACGCGCTCCACCTCGACGACGGCACGCAGCGGGAACTCGACGTTCGAAGCGGCGAGAAACAGACCGCCGCGGTCGTCCGCGACACGCTGGAGGACGGCGGGTCGTCGCTGGTGTTCGTCAACTCCCGGCGGAACGCGGAGGCGGCGGCGCGCCGGCTCGCCGACACCGTCGAACCGCACCTCACCGACGAGGAGCGCGACGAACTCGCCGGCGTCGCCGAGGAGATCCGGGACGTGAGCGACACGGAGACGAGCGACGACCTGGCGGACGCCGTCGCGAAGGGGGCGGCGTTCCACCACGCCGGCCTCGCGAGCGACCACCGGGCGCTGGTCGAGGACGCGTTCCGCGACCGCCTGTTGAAGGTGATCAGCGCGACGCCGACGCTCGCGGCGGGCGTGAACACGCCGAGCCGCCGGGTCGTCGTCCGCGACTGGCGGCGCTACGACGGCACGGCCGGGGGGATGCAGCCGCTCGACGTGCTGGAGGTCCACCAGATGATGGGCCGCGCGGGCCGACCGGGGATGGACCCGTACGGCGAGGCCGTGCTGATCGCCAGTAGCCACGACGAGCTCGACGAGCTGTTCGACCGCTACGTGTACGCCGACCCCGAACCGGTCCGGTCGAAGCTCGCCGCGGAACCGGCACTGCGGACGCACGTCCTCGCCACGATCGCGACCGGGTTCGCCGCGTCACGCGAGGACCTGCTCTCGTTCCTCGAAGGGACCCTCTACTTCTCGCAGACGACGGAAGAGGGGCGACTGGAGACGGTGACCGACAACGTCCTCGACTACCTGGAGCGCAACGAGTTCGTTGAAGAGGAGGGCGGCACGCTCACGGCGACCAACCTCGGACACACCGTCTCGCGGCTCTACCTCGACCCGATGAGCGCCGCCGAGATCGTCGACGGCCTGCGAGCAGTCGAGGGGCGACCGTCGGCGCTCGGCCTCTACCACCTCGTCTCGCGCACGCCGGACATGTACGAACTGTACCTCCGCTCGGGCGACCGCGAGGAGTACACCGAACTCTGCTACGAGCGCGAGTCGGAGCTGCTCGGGAAGACCCCCAGCGAGTTCGAGGACGAGCGCTTCGAGGACTGGCTGTCGGCGCTCAAGACGGCGAAGCTGCTGGAGGACTGGGCGAGCGAGATCGACGAGGACCGCATCACCGAGCGCTACGGCGTCGGTCCCGGCGACATCCGCGGGAAGGTCGACACCGCGGAGTGGCTGCTCAACGCCGCCGAGCAGCTGGCGAACGAACTCGACGTGGGCGAGGAGGCCGCAATCCGCGAGGCGCGCAAGCGCGTCCAGTACGGCGTCGGCGAGGAACTGCTCGATCTGGCTGGCGTGCGGAGCGTCGGTCGGAAGCGCGCCAGACGGCTGTACGAGGCCGGCATCGAGACGCGAGCCGACCTCCGCGAAGCGGACAAGTCCGTCGTACTGAGCGCCCTCCGAGGTCGCCGGAAGACCGCCGAGAACGTGCTCGAAAACGCCGGCCGCGAGGACGCCTCGATGGAGGGCATCGAGGAGGCCGAGGGGGACGCGGCGCCCGGGATCGCGGAGTCGAGCGGCGGAGCCGACGCCGGATCCGCGGGCGATCCGGAGGAGGAAGACGCCGGCCAGGCCAGCCTGGGTGATTTCTGATGGAACTCGTCGAGGGAACCCTGACGGTCGCGGACACCGACGCGCTGGTCGAGCGCCTCGGCGAGATCGGCGACGAGCACGGCTGTTCGGTGCAGGCGTTCGACGCCCGCTACGTCGCCGGGCGCGAGCACCTCGAACGCGCCGTCGCGCTGGCGGACCGGGCGATCGATCGCGGCGAGAACGTCGCTCGCGACCGCGCCGTCGAGATCCTGCTGTACGCCGCCGGCCGCCGGCAGATCAACCAGGCACTGGAGATGGGCGTCGGTGAGGGCGAAGGGGCCGCGGTCGTACTGGTCGACGCGGGCGGCGCCGGCG containing:
- a CDS encoding ATP-dependent DNA helicase, with product MKTADLSGLPPGVTDHLRDQGIEELYPPQAEAVEAGVTDGESVVASVPTASGKTLIAELAMLSAVKRGGKALYIVPLRALASEKKAEFEEFEQYGVSVGVSTGNYESDGEWLSTKDIIVATSEKVDSLVRNGAGWIEDLSCVVADEVHLIDDAHRGPTLEVTLAKLRKLNPGLQTVALSATVGNAADIAAWLDAELVDSTWRPIDLKKGVHYGNALHLDDGTQRELDVRSGEKQTAAVVRDTLEDGGSSLVFVNSRRNAEAAARRLADTVEPHLTDEERDELAGVAEEIRDVSDTETSDDLADAVAKGAAFHHAGLASDHRALVEDAFRDRLLKVISATPTLAAGVNTPSRRVVVRDWRRYDGTAGGMQPLDVLEVHQMMGRAGRPGMDPYGEAVLIASSHDELDELFDRYVYADPEPVRSKLAAEPALRTHVLATIATGFAASREDLLSFLEGTLYFSQTTEEGRLETVTDNVLDYLERNEFVEEEGGTLTATNLGHTVSRLYLDPMSAAEIVDGLRAVEGRPSALGLYHLVSRTPDMYELYLRSGDREEYTELCYERESELLGKTPSEFEDERFEDWLSALKTAKLLEDWASEIDEDRITERYGVGPGDIRGKVDTAEWLLNAAEQLANELDVGEEAAIREARKRVQYGVGEELLDLAGVRSVGRKRARRLYEAGIETRADLREADKSVVLSALRGRRKTAENVLENAGREDASMEGIEEAEGDAAPGIAESSGGADAGSAGDPEEEDAGQASLGDF
- a CDS encoding ferredoxin, which translates into the protein MKVEFDRDTCIGMFQCVAEWDGFEEDTDAGKAILVDGEEVEEDLVVREVPEDEELDAKFAARACPVDAIAVYDDDGEQIVP
- the mdh gene encoding malate dehydrogenase; protein product: MTKVSVVGAAGTVGAAAGYNIALRDVADEVVFVDIPDKEDDTVGQAADANHGVAYDSNTTIRQGGYEDTAGSDVVVITAGIPRQPGQTRIDLAGDNAPIMEDIGSSLAEHNDDFVTITTSNPVDLLNRHLYETSERAREKVIGFGGRLDSARFRYVLAERFDAPVQNVEATILGEHGDAQVPVFSKVRVNGRDPEFSDDEKEEILEELKTSAMNVIEKKGATEWGPATGVGHMVEAVLRDTGEVLPASVKLDGEYGHDDVAFGVPVKLGADGVEEVVDWDLTAYEREQLGEAADKLSEQYDEIA
- the cgi121 gene encoding KEOPS complex subunit Cgi121, whose amino-acid sequence is MELVEGTLTVADTDALVERLGEIGDEHGCSVQAFDARYVAGREHLERAVALADRAIDRGENVARDRAVEILLYAAGRRQINQALEMGVGEGEGAAVVLVDAGGAGGDEASAVEAVRAALDLEPTPTVGVEHADEERLQAFFDVTDAERAATDATLADLVCERVALLDVEK